The following proteins are encoded in a genomic region of Reichenbachiella sp.:
- a CDS encoding PKD domain-containing protein, with protein MRTLIEMIHVVKRKSAPVWVTFFVFISFNVSIQAQNYSEYNWLFGNSTTTITFNKSDARAQLDTLQFIPYGTGGGAVISDPVTGNLLFYSDGENVYDSNHELVPNGAGLGGDASMNRSASVMPMPYTDGEYYIFTNPGSSGPEILYTVADRNLVGNAAGGEPPLGDVDAARKNLGTGLTNPSEAMIVIQRDIDNYWVITNDRTTFDFQVLEINNGILGAIQVFNLNDVTAPDFEAASFAYDANNSILAVAPKDANRNVTLYDFDLFTGALTLNAAILNTGNADSGTEAVYDVEWSSSGNNLYISRHGGAGTVANLYQYNLSDPLNTVNSILFQPVFRSYGVQRGPDNNIYHLYQQTSATAIELGVISEADSIYNADSTFFNVGYDSLAFSPSGISGTQFPHFAAPHFETFDSVGFAYLDTCALRTTKFFSNVEPPAQTYTWDMGDGFTTNAINPVHTYQASGTYTVSLTVEINNVIETYSQTIGVVDNDLQIDLGMDTVRCVGEIFTYDAGPGGEWYYWNTGEFTQSINVDTTGLYSVAVKSAATGCINYDYVKVDTYEDTNIFRNQWYFGENAGIDFNPPATSAITDANLMSSAQGASSISDLNGDVLFYTNGETIWNKNHRVMDNGDNIGGDPNSSQGVMIVPLPQDSSIFYVFASDPVYGDFTYDMKYAVVDMRLDTAQGEVIVKDASLFTNSTERIAAFGLGQGFTWLVTHEFGNNQFRSYPITPNGIGAPITSSAGSAMRFDEEKTGKAQMKYAAAGGVIAVAFQDETENFVELFSVADSTGQISGLVKIDIEEPTPALVYGIEFSSSLQRLYVSTNGGGGSTLLQYDLDSLYAPTAKADIEATKFTLGTSALQYGALQTGSDGIIYMAVDGQTSVGQINSPNSDNAAASFSENGFDLMGRTSRLGLPNFVQELPLSSQNPGIAYSNPCLGLETQFDGTGTSIIDEFFWSFDDGTSAAVEDTTHIYNLSGTYNVSLQVTNRCGLDTLFIEPVEIFPIPAEPTLLDAAAICNGPLTLEAWPVDTADFSYTWSTGETTRTIVVDQPALISVFITNSDGCQSDPRESFIDDTRPEVDLGADQTICQDVAFADLDALNPGSTYLWNLNGSANGNVLRTQEVDTSVPGVYVFEVTVEDILNCVTTDDVTFIIENNPEFTTIGGTTTGCGNNDGTIDIDVTETGSFNYTVTGPSTIGTTALAGPALITTPNTLNPGGYSIAVTNTLTGCSLSQVATVDDAGAGFTIDNYVPTPDCPGDGILTFELGAAPASVSYELFDAFGSSVVNALASPAPTFPVNNLDSGTYSITVVELISGLSCTQTLDDIVLDGSPLAEYRTTPQNICGTEGEISIYPTTVDPAITYTWSGPGVVGSSLGETITVSAGGSYSVTSSGAGYCEVTETVNVVQSPAPIVEILEEGAECESSLILFANVTNGLVGNGGYQWDNGANGSRRGVTSSGTYEVLVLDQGTGCTGTTTKDVNVYSELTVFAAASPNCDNNEEVFITAYSNITEDVTFTWTGPTGETLESQNAEISVGESGTYAIHVSSDVSTCEADASLSILVVPITEDQLLLGDREMICSEDPDPANNSVDLDPGQFSTYEWTIINDDVLISTDRILNTSEGGVYEVTLSNGFTCIRDAVEVIDDCLPRVYAPNAFTPDTSPGFNDEFFVYPNPYVDNFEIKIYSRWGELVFQSEDIGFRWDGTYRGKILKIDSYIYVMRFTSSLMPELGEIEQRGGVALLR; from the coding sequence TTGAGAACCCTTATCGAAATGATTCACGTGGTGAAACGAAAAAGTGCCCCTGTTTGGGTAACATTCTTTGTGTTCATTTCATTCAACGTCTCCATTCAAGCACAAAACTATTCAGAATATAATTGGTTGTTTGGAAATTCTACCACAACTATTACTTTCAATAAGTCAGATGCGAGAGCTCAGCTGGACACTTTACAGTTTATTCCATATGGCACTGGCGGTGGTGCGGTTATCTCTGACCCCGTTACGGGCAATCTTTTGTTTTATTCGGATGGAGAAAACGTTTACGATTCAAATCATGAATTAGTGCCGAATGGAGCCGGGTTGGGCGGGGATGCGAGCATGAATCGATCAGCTTCAGTCATGCCGATGCCTTATACCGATGGAGAATATTACATATTTACCAACCCCGGTAGTAGTGGCCCTGAGATTTTATACACGGTAGCCGATAGAAATTTGGTAGGAAACGCTGCCGGAGGCGAACCACCGTTGGGTGATGTAGATGCAGCTAGAAAAAACCTGGGAACTGGCTTAACTAACCCATCTGAGGCGATGATTGTCATTCAAAGAGACATTGATAACTATTGGGTTATTACCAATGATCGAACAACATTCGATTTTCAAGTACTGGAAATTAACAATGGAATTTTAGGCGCCATTCAAGTATTTAACCTGAATGATGTTACTGCCCCTGATTTTGAGGCTGCATCATTTGCTTATGATGCAAATAATTCGATTTTGGCCGTAGCACCAAAGGATGCCAATAGGAATGTGACCTTGTACGACTTTGATTTATTCACAGGAGCACTGACTTTGAATGCAGCTATACTCAATACAGGTAATGCAGACTCTGGTACCGAGGCAGTATATGATGTCGAATGGTCCTCTAGTGGAAATAATCTTTATATTTCGCGACATGGAGGCGCTGGAACGGTGGCCAACCTGTATCAGTATAACCTGTCTGATCCCTTGAATACAGTAAATTCCATTCTTTTCCAGCCGGTGTTCAGAAGCTATGGTGTGCAAAGAGGACCTGATAATAATATTTATCACCTGTATCAGCAAACGAGTGCAACCGCTATTGAACTTGGAGTTATCTCGGAAGCCGATAGTATTTATAACGCAGATAGCACCTTTTTCAATGTTGGGTATGACAGTTTGGCTTTCAGCCCTTCAGGGATAAGTGGCACGCAGTTTCCACATTTTGCAGCGCCACATTTTGAAACCTTTGACTCCGTTGGGTTTGCCTATTTGGATACCTGTGCATTAAGGACCACGAAATTTTTCTCCAATGTGGAGCCACCTGCTCAAACTTATACTTGGGATATGGGGGATGGGTTTACTACCAATGCGATCAACCCGGTTCATACTTATCAGGCTTCGGGAACATATACTGTTTCATTGACCGTAGAGATAAATAATGTAATTGAAACATACAGCCAAACAATCGGCGTCGTAGATAATGACCTTCAAATCGATCTGGGCATGGATACGGTCAGGTGTGTGGGAGAAATTTTCACTTACGATGCTGGTCCTGGAGGCGAATGGTATTATTGGAATACGGGAGAGTTTACACAATCAATCAATGTGGATACGACAGGTTTATACTCAGTAGCTGTAAAAAGTGCTGCTACGGGATGTATTAACTATGACTATGTCAAAGTGGATACCTATGAGGATACCAATATTTTTAGAAATCAATGGTACTTTGGAGAGAACGCGGGAATAGACTTTAATCCACCCGCTACTTCTGCAATCACTGACGCCAATCTGATGAGCTCCGCTCAAGGCGCATCTTCAATCTCCGATCTAAATGGTGATGTTCTGTTTTATACCAATGGCGAAACCATTTGGAACAAAAATCATCGAGTGATGGATAATGGTGATAATATTGGAGGAGATCCCAATTCAAGTCAGGGAGTAATGATTGTACCGCTTCCTCAAGACAGTTCCATTTTCTATGTCTTTGCCTCAGATCCTGTGTATGGAGATTTTACCTATGACATGAAATATGCTGTAGTAGATATGAGACTAGATACGGCACAAGGAGAGGTTATTGTAAAAGATGCGTCCTTATTCACAAACAGCACGGAAAGAATAGCGGCCTTTGGCTTGGGACAAGGTTTTACTTGGTTGGTTACCCATGAATTTGGAAACAATCAATTCAGGTCCTATCCCATAACCCCCAATGGTATTGGAGCCCCAATTACTTCTTCCGCAGGAAGTGCCATGCGGTTTGACGAAGAAAAAACAGGAAAAGCACAAATGAAATATGCGGCGGCAGGAGGAGTAATCGCTGTGGCCTTTCAGGACGAGACTGAAAATTTTGTTGAGCTATTTAGTGTGGCAGATAGCACCGGACAAATTTCAGGTTTAGTAAAAATTGATATAGAAGAACCAACACCAGCTTTGGTTTATGGTATTGAATTTTCTTCCAGCTTACAAAGATTGTATGTAAGTACTAATGGAGGTGGCGGGTCCACACTTTTACAGTATGATTTAGATAGTTTGTATGCGCCTACTGCCAAGGCAGATATAGAAGCAACCAAATTCACTTTGGGCACAAGTGCACTTCAGTATGGAGCACTACAAACAGGCTCAGACGGAATAATTTATATGGCTGTTGATGGTCAAACATCTGTAGGTCAAATCAACAGTCCAAATAGCGACAACGCGGCCGCTTCATTTAGCGAAAATGGATTCGATCTTATGGGACGAACCAGTAGATTAGGTCTCCCTAATTTTGTACAAGAGCTTCCCCTGAGTTCTCAAAATCCGGGAATAGCCTATTCGAATCCATGTTTAGGCCTTGAGACCCAGTTTGATGGGACAGGAACCTCCATTATTGATGAATTTTTCTGGTCATTTGATGATGGCACTTCAGCAGCAGTAGAAGACACAACCCATATTTATAATCTTTCGGGCACCTATAATGTAAGCCTGCAAGTAACTAATCGATGTGGACTAGATACATTATTTATTGAACCTGTAGAAATTTTCCCAATTCCTGCGGAGCCTACCTTATTGGATGCAGCGGCAATTTGTAATGGGCCATTAACACTGGAAGCCTGGCCAGTTGATACGGCAGATTTTTCTTATACCTGGTCCACAGGAGAAACGACACGAACCATCGTGGTTGACCAACCGGCATTGATTTCTGTTTTTATTACAAATTCTGATGGATGTCAATCTGACCCTAGGGAGTCGTTTATTGATGATACCAGACCGGAAGTTGATCTGGGTGCTGACCAAACGATATGTCAGGATGTAGCCTTTGCAGACTTGGATGCGTTAAACCCAGGCTCTACCTATTTATGGAATCTCAATGGCTCAGCCAATGGAAATGTATTGCGTACGCAAGAAGTGGATACTTCAGTGCCTGGCGTATATGTTTTTGAAGTGACAGTAGAGGATATCCTCAATTGTGTAACGACCGATGATGTGACTTTTATAATTGAGAACAATCCCGAATTTACTACGATTGGGGGTACAACCACAGGATGTGGAAACAATGATGGAACCATAGATATTGATGTCACAGAAACTGGAAGTTTTAATTATACAGTCACGGGCCCTTCTACTATAGGCACAACGGCCTTGGCAGGTCCAGCTTTGATCACTACGCCAAACACACTTAATCCGGGTGGTTATTCCATTGCAGTAACCAATACCCTAACAGGTTGCTCTCTCAGTCAAGTAGCAACTGTAGATGATGCAGGTGCTGGATTTACCATTGATAATTATGTGCCTACACCAGATTGTCCAGGTGATGGGATATTAACATTCGAATTAGGTGCGGCTCCTGCAAGTGTCAGTTATGAGTTATTTGATGCATTCGGTAGTTCGGTGGTCAATGCTCTGGCTTCGCCAGCACCTACCTTCCCGGTGAACAACCTAGATTCAGGCACTTACTCTATCACTGTGGTAGAGTTGATCAGCGGATTGAGTTGTACACAAACGCTAGATGATATTGTCCTAGACGGCAGCCCGTTGGCGGAATACAGAACTACACCACAAAACATTTGTGGAACAGAGGGCGAAATCAGTATTTACCCAACTACGGTAGATCCGGCTATTACCTATACGTGGAGTGGTCCTGGAGTCGTTGGGTCTTCACTAGGAGAAACAATTACGGTTTCAGCTGGAGGTAGTTATTCCGTCACTTCTTCAGGGGCAGGCTATTGCGAGGTAACTGAGACTGTCAATGTAGTTCAAAGCCCCGCGCCAATTGTTGAGATTTTGGAAGAGGGAGCAGAATGTGAAAGTTCTTTAATTCTATTTGCCAATGTCACTAATGGATTGGTGGGGAATGGGGGTTACCAGTGGGATAATGGAGCCAATGGTTCGAGAAGAGGAGTCACTTCCTCAGGCACTTATGAGGTTTTGGTTTTGGATCAAGGGACAGGCTGTACTGGAACCACTACCAAAGATGTGAATGTTTATAGTGAGTTGACGGTATTTGCTGCCGCATCCCCTAATTGTGACAACAACGAAGAAGTATTCATTACGGCGTATTCCAACATTACAGAGGATGTCACCTTTACATGGACCGGGCCAACCGGAGAGACCTTAGAAAGTCAAAATGCCGAAATATCAGTAGGAGAAAGCGGAACATATGCAATTCACGTAAGTTCGGATGTTAGTACCTGTGAAGCAGATGCATCCTTGAGTATTTTGGTTGTGCCTATTACCGAAGATCAACTCTTGCTCGGTGATAGGGAAATGATATGTAGCGAAGATCCCGACCCGGCGAACAATTCGGTGGATTTGGATCCAGGCCAGTTTAGTACTTACGAATGGACTATCATTAATGATGATGTGCTGATTTCTACTGATCGAATATTGAATACCAGTGAAGGAGGCGTATATGAAGTGACGCTGAGTAATGGTTTTACCTGTATTCGGGATGCCGTAGAAGTGATTGATGATTGTCTTCCTAGAGTGTATGCGCCAAATGCTTTTACACCAGATACGTCACCAGGATTCAATGATGAATTTTTTGTGTACCCTAACCCCTATGTGGACAATTTTGAAATTAAAATCTATTCCCGTTGGGGTGAGTTGGTCTTTCAATCTGAAGATATCGGCTTCAGGTGGGATGGTACCTATCGTGGTAAGATTCTCAAAATAGATAGCTATATCTATGTGATGCGTTTTACCAGCTCATTAATGCCTGAGTTAGGAGAGATAGAACAGCGAGGTGGAGTTGCGTTACTCAGATAA
- a CDS encoding carboxypeptidase-like regulatory domain-containing protein translates to MKKYLIISLLTVFALGISAYTYADLHLLPTSLKVLVIDELGNPVQGAEVSLFKTEEDYRAGENLLVKKTTDKDGEVVFKKLEVGSYFVHADYDGKTNVGGGVQTEKLVEGRINKVNTIVQ, encoded by the coding sequence ATGAAAAAGTATTTGATTATTTCTTTGTTAACAGTTTTTGCATTGGGTATATCAGCCTATACCTATGCGGATTTACATCTTTTGCCAACTTCGCTGAAAGTGTTGGTGATAGATGAGCTAGGCAACCCCGTCCAGGGAGCAGAAGTGTCTTTGTTTAAGACTGAAGAAGATTATCGCGCAGGTGAGAATCTATTAGTGAAAAAGACGACTGACAAAGACGGGGAAGTCGTGTTTAAGAAATTAGAGGTAGGGAGCTATTTTGTTCATGCGGACTATGATGGCAAGACCAATGTTGGTGGTGGCGTGCAAACAGAAAAATTAGTGGAAGGCCGTATCAACAAGGTCAATACGATAGTACAGTAA
- a CDS encoding NUDIX hydrolase — protein sequence MNREWLQSEIEAYQTTYPEEEKYKGRFLNLLFFNNCFERSLLFGHITASAWVLTPDYKQVALLHHKKLNRWLQPGGHADGDEDVQRVARKELEEETGITDITLITDSFFDIDIHQIPERKGIPEHDHYDIRFAFVVNHPDQLKKNEESNEVAWIDIDSLEKYVGDDASVLRMKEKSLKF from the coding sequence ATGAATCGAGAGTGGCTCCAATCCGAGATAGAGGCGTATCAAACGACCTACCCGGAAGAGGAAAAATACAAAGGCAGGTTTTTGAACCTGCTTTTTTTTAACAACTGTTTTGAACGCTCATTGCTATTCGGGCATATTACGGCCTCAGCTTGGGTGCTAACTCCTGACTATAAGCAGGTAGCTTTGCTTCACCACAAAAAGCTGAACCGATGGCTACAGCCTGGCGGACATGCTGACGGAGATGAAGATGTGCAACGCGTGGCTAGGAAGGAATTGGAAGAAGAAACTGGAATCACTGACATTACGTTAATTACAGATTCTTTTTTTGATATTGACATTCATCAGATTCCCGAAAGGAAGGGAATACCAGAGCACGATCATTACGACATCAGGTTTGCTTTTGTGGTTAACCATCCAGATCAATTGAAAAAAAATGAAGAGTCTAATGAAGTGGCTTGGATCGACATAGATAGTTTAGAGAAGTATGTAGGTGATGATGCTTCTGTGTTGAGAATGAAAGAAAAATCCCTAAAGTTTTAA
- a CDS encoding helical backbone metal receptor, producing the protein MQITDDLQRTISIENPQRIISLVPSLTELLFDLGLEDRIVGVTKFCIRPTHAQQVATKIGGTKKFNFDQIKALNPDLIIANKEENYKEGIEQLCEDYPVYISDIFDLNDAINTIQYIGLMTNSVSKSKQLVENIQQGFEDIKDKLEGNVLYLIWQDPVMVVASNNFIDFLLRWLGLENAVGHLDRYPELDEQRLKNLSPDYIFLSSEPFPFKEKHIQRYQALFPNAEVLLVDGEMFSWYGSRLTYSPKYLMSLPVSRRR; encoded by the coding sequence ATGCAAATTACTGACGACCTTCAACGGACAATTTCCATCGAAAACCCACAGCGGATCATTTCTTTGGTACCTTCCTTAACTGAGTTATTGTTTGATTTGGGTTTAGAAGATCGGATAGTCGGAGTAACCAAATTTTGTATTCGCCCCACGCATGCTCAGCAAGTAGCTACTAAAATAGGTGGCACAAAGAAGTTCAACTTTGATCAAATCAAAGCTTTAAATCCAGATTTGATCATTGCCAACAAAGAGGAAAACTACAAAGAAGGGATAGAACAGCTATGCGAAGACTATCCGGTATATATCTCAGATATATTCGATCTCAATGATGCGATTAATACCATTCAGTATATTGGTTTGATGACCAATAGTGTTTCTAAATCGAAACAACTTGTAGAGAATATTCAACAAGGATTTGAAGATATAAAGGACAAGCTGGAAGGCAATGTACTTTATCTAATATGGCAAGACCCTGTGATGGTGGTAGCGTCGAATAATTTCATCGACTTTTTGTTGAGATGGCTGGGCTTAGAGAATGCGGTAGGACATTTGGATAGATATCCAGAGCTGGATGAGCAAAGGCTGAAAAACCTCTCTCCCGATTATATCTTTTTGTCCTCAGAGCCCTTCCCTTTTAAAGAAAAACATATTCAACGATATCAAGCGCTATTCCCTAATGCCGAGGTGTTGTTGGTGGATGGTGAAATGTTTAGTTGGTACGGCAGTCGCCTGACTTATTCACCGAAATATCTCATGAGTTTGCCCGTCTCCAGACGTCGTTAG
- a CDS encoding NmrA family NAD(P)-binding protein, with protein MRRILITGATGNIGAEVIRYLTELTSEAEIIAAVRDIDRAKPKFSQFPDLSFRTFDFEDFNSFEDAFQTIDILFLLRPPHISDVQKYFEPLLAAAKTCGIQQIVFLSVQGAEQSKVIPHNKIERLIQSFGFDYIFVRPSYFMQNLTTTLLPEIVEYRTITLPSANAKFNWVDVQNIGEAAAHLILSFDKYKKDAYEITGQENKSFPEVIDLMNKVLGLNLRFKSLNPISFYFKKKKEGVSSGFALVMTLLHFLPRVQKEPELSDWCKKLTGKEPTSIKSFIEREKDKFL; from the coding sequence ATGCGCAGAATATTAATCACAGGAGCAACAGGTAATATTGGAGCGGAGGTTATTCGTTATCTAACTGAATTGACTTCAGAAGCTGAGATCATTGCAGCAGTAAGAGACATAGATCGTGCTAAACCTAAGTTTTCTCAATTTCCCGACCTGAGTTTTAGGACTTTTGATTTCGAGGACTTCAATTCTTTCGAAGACGCCTTTCAGACTATTGATATTCTTTTTCTACTTCGTCCGCCTCATATTTCAGATGTACAAAAGTATTTCGAGCCACTGTTAGCTGCTGCTAAAACTTGTGGTATTCAACAAATTGTATTCCTGTCTGTTCAGGGTGCGGAACAGAGCAAAGTGATCCCTCACAACAAAATTGAAAGGTTGATTCAGTCATTTGGTTTCGACTATATTTTTGTCAGGCCTAGCTATTTCATGCAAAACCTTACGACGACCTTGCTGCCTGAAATAGTGGAGTATCGAACCATCACATTGCCATCGGCCAATGCCAAGTTTAATTGGGTGGATGTGCAAAACATAGGAGAAGCGGCGGCTCATCTTATTTTGTCATTCGATAAATATAAGAAGGACGCCTACGAGATCACTGGACAAGAGAACAAGAGTTTCCCAGAAGTGATTGACTTGATGAATAAAGTATTGGGCTTAAACTTAAGATTCAAAAGTTTGAACCCCATTTCTTTTTATTTCAAGAAGAAGAAAGAAGGTGTCTCTTCTGGTTTTGCGCTTGTAATGACCCTACTTCATTTTTTACCTAGAGTGCAAAAGGAGCCTGAGCTATCAGATTGGTGCAAAAAGCTCACCGGCAAAGAACCAACATCAATAAAAAGCTTTATTGAAAGGGAGAAGGATAAGTTTTTATAA
- a CDS encoding glycosyl hydrolase gives MRQIALLIFCTLSIHSFAQQATSVTDRMNNKTLKKEMLTRSLLKDIPFRNVGPTIMSGRVTDLAVDPKDPSHFYVAYASGGLWETKNGGVSYEPLFDDQMVMSIGDIAVNWKTKTIYVGTGENNSSRSSYSGVGIFKSTNNGKTWSHLGLADTQHIGRIILHPTNDQIVWVAAVGHLYSDNEERGIYKSNNGGRTWAKTLFVDNKTGAIDLVVDPANPNVLYASMWQRDRKAWNFEGSGIGSGIYKSTDGGQHWEEIGGGNSGFPDTAGTGRIGLAIYPSNPKILYAILDNQDRRPEEQEAPLTDGLTKGQIKTMDKATFLALDDSLLNDYLKDNGFPKKYDFAEVKRVVKSGEAKPAEVATYFDDANAQLFNTPVIGMELYRSDDAGATWKKTHADFIDGMFYSYGYYFGEVRVSAANVNHVYALGVPIIKTEDGGKTWKNIEGDNQHGDHQALWVDPSGSGHLISGNDGGVNISYDDGKTWVKSHPHAVGQFYDINFDMAEPYNIYGGLQDNGVWWGPSNYEFSTGWQMSGKYPWQMLMWGDGMQTEVDTRDNNTVYTGYQFGHYYRIDKTTGDEKKITPMHDLGEKPYRWNWEAPIHLSRHNQDVVYMGSNRLHKSTNQGDDFDKSTKDLTKGGKDGNVSYGTLTTITESPMKEGLIYIGTDDGIVQVSQDGGETWTIIDPNLTKDYWVSSIAPSKFKEGRVYLTLNGYRNDDFRPLVYVSENYGKLWRDIGTSLPKESVNVIAEDPVKEEVLYVGTDHGAYASIDRGNTFMSLAGGLPNVAVHDLAVHPRENELIVGTHGRSVYVADVKAIQSLTELGKKEALKILSVEDMKFSDGWGDYQYGSQWYGYDEPNCEVVIYSAAAGKGQFKILDGERTMFVTSMDLTAGLNFYAYDLSRSGDAAEDGTPPAKNGKVYLGAGEYAIQFNVGGRIANGKLVVKE, from the coding sequence ATGAGACAGATAGCCCTACTGATTTTTTGCACGCTTTCTATTCATTCCTTTGCCCAGCAAGCGACTTCAGTCACAGACAGAATGAACAACAAAACGCTGAAAAAGGAAATGTTGACGCGCTCACTGCTCAAAGACATTCCTTTCCGGAATGTGGGCCCTACGATAATGAGTGGGCGGGTGACAGATTTGGCTGTTGATCCTAAAGACCCTTCACACTTTTATGTGGCTTACGCGTCAGGCGGCCTTTGGGAAACGAAAAATGGAGGCGTAAGCTATGAGCCATTGTTTGACGATCAAATGGTCATGTCTATTGGGGATATTGCAGTCAACTGGAAAACAAAAACCATTTATGTAGGAACAGGAGAAAACAATTCGAGCCGATCCAGTTATTCAGGTGTTGGAATTTTCAAATCTACCAACAATGGTAAGACTTGGTCTCACCTGGGATTGGCAGATACACAACACATCGGAAGAATAATTTTGCACCCCACCAATGACCAAATTGTTTGGGTGGCAGCCGTTGGTCATTTGTACTCCGACAATGAAGAGCGTGGTATCTACAAATCCAACAACGGTGGGCGAACATGGGCCAAGACGCTATTTGTCGATAATAAAACGGGAGCTATTGATCTGGTCGTTGATCCTGCTAATCCAAATGTACTATATGCTTCCATGTGGCAACGCGACCGGAAAGCATGGAATTTTGAAGGTTCGGGTATAGGCAGTGGTATTTACAAATCCACCGATGGTGGACAGCACTGGGAAGAGATTGGCGGAGGCAACTCCGGCTTTCCTGATACAGCAGGCACGGGCAGAATAGGACTAGCGATTTATCCTTCAAACCCAAAAATTCTCTATGCCATCCTGGACAATCAGGATCGAAGACCTGAAGAACAGGAAGCACCTCTTACTGACGGTTTGACCAAAGGTCAAATCAAAACGATGGATAAGGCTACTTTTTTGGCGCTCGATGATTCGTTACTTAATGACTATCTCAAGGACAACGGATTTCCTAAGAAGTATGATTTTGCAGAGGTCAAGCGGGTGGTGAAATCCGGAGAGGCCAAGCCCGCAGAGGTCGCTACTTATTTCGATGATGCTAATGCACAATTGTTTAATACACCGGTCATTGGGATGGAATTGTACCGATCTGATGACGCTGGGGCTACCTGGAAAAAGACGCATGCAGATTTTATTGATGGCATGTTTTACTCCTATGGCTATTACTTCGGAGAAGTACGAGTATCAGCTGCCAATGTAAATCATGTGTATGCCTTGGGTGTTCCCATTATCAAAACAGAGGATGGAGGGAAAACCTGGAAAAATATTGAGGGTGACAATCAGCATGGCGATCATCAGGCCTTGTGGGTAGACCCTTCTGGCTCCGGTCATTTGATTAGCGGAAATGATGGAGGAGTAAATATCTCCTACGACGATGGTAAGACTTGGGTCAAAAGTCACCCACATGCCGTTGGGCAGTTTTATGACATCAACTTCGATATGGCCGAGCCATATAATATCTATGGAGGCTTACAAGACAATGGTGTCTGGTGGGGGCCTAGCAATTATGAATTTTCTACCGGCTGGCAGATGTCTGGTAAGTACCCCTGGCAGATGTTGATGTGGGGCGATGGTATGCAGACAGAAGTAGACACCAGAGACAATAATACAGTGTATACCGGTTATCAGTTTGGTCACTATTATCGAATAGATAAAACCACCGGTGATGAAAAGAAAATCACTCCCATGCATGACTTGGGAGAAAAGCCATATCGCTGGAATTGGGAAGCACCTATTCATCTATCTAGACACAATCAGGATGTAGTGTATATGGGGTCGAACAGATTACACAAATCCACTAATCAAGGAGATGACTTTGATAAATCAACGAAAGATCTAACCAAAGGTGGAAAGGACGGCAATGTGAGTTATGGGACATTGACCACGATTACAGAATCTCCGATGAAGGAAGGACTGATTTATATAGGCACAGACGATGGCATAGTGCAAGTGTCGCAGGACGGTGGAGAGACCTGGACAATCATTGACCCGAATTTGACCAAGGACTATTGGGTGAGTAGTATTGCGCCTTCTAAGTTCAAAGAAGGACGGGTGTATCTCACGCTCAATGGTTATCGAAATGACGATTTTAGACCACTGGTATATGTATCGGAAAACTATGGAAAACTTTGGCGCGATATAGGGACTTCGCTACCGAAAGAATCGGTGAATGTAATCGCAGAAGACCCAGTAAAAGAGGAGGTGCTTTATGTAGGCACGGATCATGGAGCCTATGCTTCCATTGATCGGGGCAATACTTTTATGTCGCTGGCTGGTGGCTTACCGAATGTGGCGGTGCATGACTTGGCTGTACACCCCAGAGAAAACGAATTGATAGTGGGTACACATGGTCGATCGGTGTATGTAGCGGATGTGAAGGCCATTCAGAGTTTAACTGAATTGGGGAAGAAAGAGGCACTCAAAATATTGTCTGTCGAAGACATGAAATTTAGTGATGGCTGGGGGGATTATCAATACGGTAGCCAATGGTATGGGTACGATGAACCTAACTGTGAAGTGGTGATTTATAGTGCTGCTGCAGGCAAGGGCCAGTTCAAAATTTTGGATGGAGAACGTACGATGTTCGTCACCAGTATGGACCTGACAGCCGGGCTCAATTTCTATGCTTATGATCTTTCTCGATCCGGCGATGCAGCAGAAGACGGAACGCCTCCGGCAAAAAATGGAAAAGTCTATTTAGGGGCAGGAGAGTATGCCATACAATTCAATGTGGGTGGAAGGATTGCGAATGGAAAATTGGTGGTGAAAGAGTAA